Proteins from a genomic interval of Streptomyces sp. NBC_01445:
- a CDS encoding FG-GAP and VCBS repeat-containing protein: MPKHKRTPAVRPGRGRIAAATAAAAALTGGLVSLSAGAASATPGASATQPHEADFNLDGYPDVAVSSPEASVGGQAKAGQITVFYGSANGISAAKRATLTQSSTGVPGTPESGDLFGYVTSPGDFNRDGFTDLAVGTPYEDMPGDTDGGTVTVLWGSSGGLKGGTTIADPAPTSHDRFGFDVAAGDFDGDGKTDLVTADSSKSVRVFKSGIAKSGTVGSVTAVTTPVRATSPYHLRKLTAGDVNADGKDDLVVSGNNATSDGDYLANFYLPGTASGPSATATALPGGVISDIGDINGDGFGDVVTGLTADPSNSEEQPGMSVGGDIHVTYGSATGPDGGTTVISQDTAGVPGTGEASDLFGWEISVGDINGDGLSDIAVGTVAEDGAASGSGDSGAVTVLYGSASGVTGTSSQTFTQDTAGVPGTSEYKDAFGTDVLLSDFNADGRSDLAIGVGGENEGNGAVTVLKSSGGRITTTGAVSLSPSAVGVSTSGTPQFGSVFGG; encoded by the coding sequence ATGCCGAAGCACAAGCGCACCCCCGCCGTCAGACCGGGCCGTGGCCGCATAGCGGCCGCGACGGCCGCCGCGGCCGCACTCACCGGAGGCCTCGTCTCCCTGTCGGCCGGCGCCGCGTCGGCGACGCCCGGCGCCTCCGCGACCCAGCCGCACGAGGCCGACTTCAACCTCGACGGCTACCCGGACGTCGCCGTCTCCTCCCCCGAGGCATCCGTCGGCGGCCAGGCGAAGGCCGGGCAGATCACGGTGTTCTACGGCTCGGCGAACGGGATCAGCGCAGCGAAGCGCGCCACCCTCACCCAGAGTTCCACGGGCGTGCCGGGCACTCCCGAGTCCGGCGACCTCTTCGGATACGTCACCTCACCGGGCGACTTCAACCGTGACGGCTTCACCGACCTCGCCGTGGGCACCCCCTACGAGGACATGCCCGGCGACACCGACGGCGGGACCGTCACCGTCCTGTGGGGCTCCTCCGGAGGGCTGAAGGGCGGCACCACCATCGCGGACCCGGCGCCCACGAGCCACGACCGGTTCGGCTTCGACGTCGCGGCGGGCGACTTCGACGGCGACGGGAAGACCGACCTCGTGACGGCGGACAGCAGCAAGTCCGTCCGCGTCTTCAAGAGCGGCATCGCCAAGTCGGGCACGGTCGGCTCGGTCACCGCCGTCACCACCCCGGTGCGCGCGACCAGCCCGTACCACCTTCGCAAGCTCACGGCCGGCGACGTGAACGCCGACGGCAAGGACGACCTCGTCGTCAGCGGCAACAACGCCACCAGTGACGGCGACTACCTCGCCAACTTCTACCTGCCCGGCACGGCGTCCGGCCCGTCCGCCACCGCCACCGCGCTGCCGGGCGGCGTGATCAGCGATATCGGTGACATCAACGGCGACGGCTTCGGCGACGTGGTCACCGGCCTGACCGCGGACCCCTCCAACTCCGAGGAGCAGCCCGGCATGTCCGTCGGCGGCGACATCCACGTCACGTACGGCTCCGCCACCGGACCGGACGGCGGCACCACCGTGATCTCGCAGGACACCGCGGGCGTCCCCGGCACCGGTGAGGCGTCGGACCTGTTCGGCTGGGAGATCAGCGTCGGCGACATCAACGGCGACGGTCTCTCCGACATCGCCGTCGGCACCGTCGCCGAGGACGGCGCGGCCTCGGGATCGGGCGACAGCGGCGCCGTGACCGTCCTGTACGGCTCGGCCTCGGGCGTCACGGGAACCAGCTCCCAGACCTTCACCCAGGACACGGCCGGCGTTCCGGGCACCAGCGAGTACAAGGACGCGTTCGGCACCGACGTCCTGCTGTCGGACTTCAACGCCGACGGCAGGTCGGACCTGGCCATCGGTGTAGGCGGCGAGAACGAGGGCAACGGCGCGGTCACCGTCCTCAAGTCCAGCGGCGGCAGGATCACCACGACGGGCGCGGTGTCGCTCTCGCCCTCGGCGGTGGGCGTGTCCACGTCCGGCACACCGCAGTTCGGCTCGGTCTTCGGAGGCTGA